From the genome of Nakamurella flavida:
AACACCGGGTGTCGGACAACCAACAACGACGGGACGCTGCGAAGCGCAAGCTGCAGCGACAGCTCGAGCGCCGCCAGCAGCAGGCGCGCAGCCGCCGTCAACGCCTCGTCATCCTCGGCGTCGTCGTGGGCGTGGTCGTCGTGGCCACCACGGTCTGGCTCGTCACCCGCCCGGCCAGCACCACCACGGCGAGCCCGAGCGACACCGGTTCGGCGACCAGCACCTCGACCGAGCCCACCACCCCGTGCTCGTACCCGGCGGCGGGGACCGCGGCCAAGGAGGTCAGCGCCCCGGCGAACCTCTCCCCGCTGAACTCCGGCACGGTGGACGTCACCCTGGCGTTCAACTCGGGCGACGTCCCGGTCACCCTGGACCGCACCGACGCCCCCTGCACCGTCAACTCTTTCCTGTCCCTGGCCTCGCAGGGCTTCTACGACGCCACCGACTGCTGGCGGGTCACGGACGCCGACGCGCTCAAGATCCTGCAGTGCGGTGACCCGAGCGGGAAGGGCAACGGCGGCCCCGGCTACACCTTCGCCGACGAGGCAGCCGTCGATCCGACCTCGACCGCGACCACGCAGACCTACCCGGCCGGCACCGTGGCCATGGCCAACACCGGCCCGGGTACGGCGACGAACGGCTCCCAGTTCTTCATCGTCTACGCCGACTCCACCCTGCCGCCCGGCTACACCGTCTTCGGCCAGGTCAGCGCGGACGGCCTGGGCGTCATCCAGGCCATCGGCGCGAAGGGGGCCGTGAAGAACGTCCAGGACGGCCCGCCGTCCGAGACGGTCACCCTGACCTCGGTCAGCGTCCCCGAGGGATCGCTCGACGGCACCGGCTCCTACCCGACCACCACTGCCGCGGACCCGAACGCGGTGCCCACCGACCCGGGCCTGGAGACCGTGCCCAGCGAGGCCGTGCCGTCCGATCCCGCGACGGAGGACCCCACGACCGGTGACCCCGCGACGAGCGAGGCCGCACCGACCAGCTGACGTCAGCACCGGCACCACCCGACAGCCCCCGGACCCCTCGTCCCGGGGGCTGTCGCGTTCTCGGCGGAACCGGTTCGACGTCAGATGAGCTCGACTCCGCCGGACACGCCCCCGTCCAGGTAGGCGACCCCGTTCTGGATCCGGGGTGCCCCGTGCGCGACCCCACCGGTGACGTCCTGCTCGTAGCCGCCGACCCACGCCCCACTCGCGGCCGGCGCCAGGAAGGGGGTGGCCGGGGCCGCGGGGGCGTCGGCGAGGGCGGGCAGGAACGCGGCCAGCGCTCCGGCGAACAGGGCGGCGAGAGCGATCTTCGTGGGGACCTCCAGGTCAGGATGGGGCAGAGTCGTTGTGCGGGAGGAGGTGTCGGCCGCGGGGCCGTCCGTCGTTCCCGTCCTGATCAGCATGGCCCGGCGGCCGGACACCCACATCGGCCCGTCGGCCGAGCGTGGGCGCCGACGGGTCG
Proteins encoded in this window:
- a CDS encoding peptidylprolyl isomerase, producing the protein MSDNQQRRDAAKRKLQRQLERRQQQARSRRQRLVILGVVVGVVVVATTVWLVTRPASTTTASPSDTGSATSTSTEPTTPCSYPAAGTAAKEVSAPANLSPLNSGTVDVTLAFNSGDVPVTLDRTDAPCTVNSFLSLASQGFYDATDCWRVTDADALKILQCGDPSGKGNGGPGYTFADEAAVDPTSTATTQTYPAGTVAMANTGPGTATNGSQFFIVYADSTLPPGYTVFGQVSADGLGVIQAIGAKGAVKNVQDGPPSETVTLTSVSVPEGSLDGTGSYPTTTAADPNAVPTDPGLETVPSEAVPSDPATEDPTTGDPATSEAAPTS